attacataaacatgttattttaatatattccaAAAAGAAATGGCCAATTTTGtaacagaatattttattttattatgctgCTCATGCATTCCAGAGACAAACCAATGCGCCATTctacatttttaaatagaaaaagCTGGCAACGATACGTtcacaaataaagaaaattgggACAATCCACAATGCGGAAGATAGTTTTCGAAATTGTGGTAACATTTCTCGAAAGGATTTGTATTGttgacaaattaattaattctgtgGTTATTTTCATACACCAATAAGTATTGTGAAAATAACGATATCTATTTGTCTATAAGGCATAATAATCATATAGCTATTAAATACACTAGagatgtaggtattttttgagttaataattttgatacaaattttaatatcgTACTTAATAAATCCCCACACACATTATCTACCTACTGATAAAATGGTTACAGGAAATGTCAATTATAAAAATCATACATTTCAgcactttttcacaataaaTCAAATTTGTACAGAGTCCAGAGTTATACACAGAGTTATACagttatttcaatttcaaaaatatctagtgagtaggtacctactcactagatatttttgaaattgaaataccCCAGGTGTATGTATTGAGGTACCTATATTGTGCcctagagtacctacctacctataggcAGTTTTACGGTTGGTAACTTTTCAAAGCGAGCCCTACTGCGACCAGTTTACATTTGATAACCGTTACTGCCGTTAGGTGACCTCAATACCACCATGGGTAAAACATTGTTCGTATGCAATGAACATGGATTTAGGTACCACACAACATCACGTCTGATTTCCAAATCCCGGATTTAAATTTTTGAGAGTCAACAGATAAACGTCTCCTCATGTTCTAAATTTTTAGTTATATGTAGTATGACACCTAaaaggtacctaggtacctaactGCCTACATAATTAACCTGATTGCAATTCGACAAGTTTTGCGCTCGTTAGAATTACGTCAGACTCTTTTGGACGTAAAGCATGTTACTTTGTACCtgtaattctaaaaataataactaaactGACAGTCGCAAAATTAcacgttaaaaaaataacaaacaaattgaCTCATTAGTctaaaatattgtacatttgTCATACGTGAAGGAAGTTAATTTGTtacattttctcatttcaatgTCAAGTGCTACCTGCCTACGTAATTATCCTAGCGTGTGAAACATCTAGATACTTCTATTGTCCTTTATAATAGTTGATAATTTCTGTTGTCGTTTGTTCCGGTTATAATTCTCTGCCTTCGGGAAAACTGGGCGTGAACAAGGTCGTATATGAACTATGGTCAGTGAAACACGAATTAAAACCTACCGGTTTAATTAGCTGATTTGTCATGACGGAATAGGGAAAAATATCGGGTCAATAATCCACATAGATAATTAAAATGGAAACTGTACCTACCTAGTGTTCTTTGCGTCCCTACCAACTTTGTCCAGTAGGTAGGTTCCAATTTTGATGGCAACGTTAATTAACTCAGCCTATCGACAAAGCCCAAAAAAAATGGTACCTAAAGGATATCCCTCGCAGTATACCAGATGGTTAAACCAAATAACTGATAGGAATTCCAAACTAAACCCTTATTTACAAACTGAGTAATTGCTCCATAATAACTGAAAAGGCGCTATTATaatccttttattttaattcaaccAGCAATGTTGCCAGACCACTCAAACATAACAAcactaactaaaaataaatgggATTAGCCTCACAGTTCCTAGGCGTCCGTAATTGATAGTTACAGAGGGTAATTATAATTACTCTGGGAAGTAAGACCTCTAAATTAGGTCACGCACGAGAGCAGTTATCCACTTCACAGACGGATCAGTTTGTTCATTACGGCTAATGCGGAGGTTTCAATGGCAAAGGTCACAAGAATATTTAAAGTAGACCTACTTGGTACGAGGTTGTGGATGGCACGAGTACTTTGAGTAGGGTAATGAATGATGAGTTTGACAGATTCTGAaagataaattgtttattattgattTGGGTTCGATTAATGGGAATCAGTATGTATACTCTCATCATAAGTGGTCGATGAGTAGATGGAGATCTATGTCCTCgagaatcaaagtgtgacactTATTAAGGCGTTGCTTCCCATtcgataataaaatattaccgaCAGCTGTCTAAACAGATAGACTTCTGTACCTGGATGTGATTTTAACTTACTTCTAATTTTCTATTTCCAGTCAACGGCCAGATGGTGATTAGCCGCGGATGCACATGGAAGCGTCAAGACGACTACAGTACTACATGCCCAAGCTCCTCAAACGGGCCAAATGAAGTCACCTCCTTCTGTGAAACCTGTGAATACGACGGATGCAACGGAGCAGCCACCATCACCAAAACCATTGCTCTATTAGCTGCACCCTTGACCCTCCTCCTCTTCAAGTAACCAAGTTTAAAAACCACACTAAATAtagtacaaatataaaatagatatttttattgtcgACCGTGGGACCATGATGTCAAACCCAAGAGTACCCACCGCAGTTACTGTCTTGTTTTCACATCGAAATGTTgtataaattgtgttttaataatattatttccgcAATAATGTGAAATAGCTTTAATGTGACTTAGTATTGATGATAAAGTTTTGATAATTTCttattaataggtacctataccttATTTTGGTTGTTCCAGCCAGCTTTTTGTGTCTTTACTGTTGAGTAATTTGCATGTACCTGTTATTCTATTCTGTTCTATAATTAACTATAACTCTAATTAGTTTACGAAGGCGGTCTTAATTAATTCGTAGTTTGCTTTACTTTTTCACTTTTCCGGCTCTAAAAACTATGAAAATAGTTCGTCTCGTTTTATCGTCAATGTTTCTCCCTTCGAATTTACCTATTAAGCTGAAACTTATTATGTAAGTTATATTCTATCTCACACACTGATATTAATATATTCTAGATTGTTCTCACTTACTGGTTAAGGAGatattttaactgtaaatattctaaatacaatgtctacattattttaagttaataataagTAAAAGCATGTACTAACACAATTTGCTGACTTGTCAAGCAGTTTAATGTTCGCACTTATGCTTAGAAGTGCCTTATTTGTGCaaaatgacattaaaaaaagttataagtaAGCATGTAAAATTGACAGCATTGATTctcaaaaaatatagaaaacacCGCGTAAATAATTTCTGAtgttgtttaattaataaattttatcataaatattcatgtttgtttgttttaatccCCATATTATGCATTTCCTAAAggcattgtattttattttctaaaactttAACCACTCATAAATGGCTCCGTGCATCTGTGGTGTTGATGATTGATTGCGTATTTACAGTATATACATGGCTAGTACGCAAGCGTGTGAAACtagtcgcgaatagattggaattcactttttatacaaagtcttccgatgtatacagcagcagtacgcaaatactcgcatatattttgtagtggccaaagtatcttgctttgttccataatatacagtgcTAGTCCGCATGCAAACTAATCGTGCATACACTGGAATAGGCGcgaaaaactttacgattccaatctattcgcgagcagttgcatgctcgccattttgattaaaacacgacctagcatttaatgttaatttaaatattaataatgctcgttcaattaaaaaacattgtattaaaaattgaagttatagtgacgaaaacgaatcgctgcaaaaccgactccacgtagtcttgtctgccctaccctagagtgcaattcaaaaccgcgtaggcgcggaggggcgaggcggcctgcgagctgaagcgcaggtagttttaacgcccgccgacgcggctgaggctgcaAGGCTGCAAGGCtgagcaagccgaagctgcggtggtgagcgtgaaaaccatctgcgacgataagctcgcatgggaccgccggagccccgcagcaccggagccgtgacagaagctatgcttgctgcatgttgcttgcttacattttaaacgtactgagttaaaaaattagaagctaattaaatatattttatgatgtcatttaatagtattttagaagtttactgttagaatgcctgctacaaaatatgctaaaaaataaccatcatgctgagttttacttagaagataactatagtggctaagatagtattatttagatgctcgttaattgtggctgacttaataatttagaaggcaacatacatttttgtttaattagcatttttaataaacaaactcagattcaaagccatttttatttaatgctttacctaatttaaattttgtatagttaaatttgaccgtgtataaattggaatgatgcatgtgcacgtctaagctacgaattatacgcgagcagtacgcaaaattcgtgtatactttgaaatcacaaattaaaaaacagtattacaaaatatcagcgAGCAGTTTCCTATGGATGCGTTTTGGCTATGTACACTCTGTAAATACGCTGCATTTCCTATAggcattgtattttattttctaaaactttAACCACTCATAAATGGCTCCGTGCATCTGTGGTGTTGATGATTGATTACCGACATttagttatataaaaatgaaacagcTTATTTTATACGAAAATTGTATATAATTAATGTCAACAttctaatattgttttataCTATACATGGACGGGATTCAGTCTTTAAATCTAAGTGCaacatacaaaatacaaaaagcaTTTTAGCAATGTATAAGAAAATACCTTcacatttatacatacatatatatagcCTTAAGTTTGTAGGTACATGTCTATGGTTATTTTCACTGTTACATAAGGaggttttgtttataaacacaaCATAGAAACTCACCATGGTGAATTGTGTTGTCATAAAAACTTTCACTAGccataattaacataatattatacaaaacgAACTTTCTTTTCGTAAAATCAAAGCACACAATATGGGCGTATGATTGCAAAAGGGCAAATTCCGTTCCTTTGTCTAAGAATAATAAGCTGCTCTTATGGGAAACTATAACTTATTCTCCATAACCTGATATTGCATAAGAAAATTAAGATAATTATGCATTTCTCAATACACACTTTAACTTTTTTACTTTATGTTAAAAGTAGGTCATATTATTAGTAAGAAGAGTACGTTAATAATTTTGTCTTGAACAAAAATATCGAGATTATACCAATCGATAGAGCTAGAATAAATTCTAAGTACAACAATACATTtaactttttatcaacaaaatTTCCCATATgttcatttcatattttttctggTATACATTTTAGTACACCTCTAGATATGTGATGccgttttcataaaaaaaaaaatattggggaTTTGACATGGTATAGTGCAGCgattcccaaatggggttccgcggaaccctgaggttccgtgacaggccctcaggggttccgtggaaaattcaagatttccatatggtaggtaaatcgtttcacttttgacaatattaaattattattcattttcaattaaattgttttaaatattgcattccaaaattccaaccatgtaggtgggtaccactcgggagtgtaagtacgAGTTCGCGTCAAGTGGCGGGGGCAGACCACGGTAGCAGagaatttaattccgttttttacaaattgtagattaacttaatacctccaggtcttcggcaatcggcaaaagtaggtagcgagtcggcaaAAAATCACCgtattttttgggcttatttcatcgctaggattatacgttttcatacatttgacaggacgtgaaatgacaaggcatacgagtatttccagtggctatttttaccatgaatcaaagtgtgacattatttccaatttttgcacctccgcgaatccaaaaatttcgcgctcgctactctcgcgactccatgttacgcgTGGTGCTTTtaagttcgtttaattgctcaaatatccaacaccgaaaaaatttcgcgctcttccgtcgaggtttcctttgatatttattttttattcctctgttTCAggaaaagcaatagcgctttcttcgctagctgcttattcatttgcatttgcttttttgtgtggatattgtactttttgagaccttattaatttacagtggttttgtttattttgtgtaggtacttaaaataaaaaaaaaattcgcgctcgcttcgctcgcgataccggctaacaactgaatgtctttcaatgcggatgcttggaacttcttcttttagttaaaaacaatcgcgctcgctcgcctcgcacctgtacaaacccaatctatatctttttgcgtttactttgtcagtcttcaaactgaaaactattcacataatacacaaagtcaagggaggctaaattgttttctggcccgtgtggcggatagccatgctacgcctgagtatactgagtatgtctctaaccatataaccatttggtgcgctaccacgcaccacgagccgtacctaagtgtatttacgtttttagtttacttcttacttaagctaaggttccgccgaaaaatggtgtaacgaaaagggttccgaagccaaaagaattcgggaaccgctggtaTAGTgaatacttacaaaaataattattacaaaacactTGGAAAATATTAACTTTGTACACTTACATAGATATAACTATACAGACTAAAAAATACGTTAAGAGATTCAATTAAGATATTCAAGTGTTTCAGTAATAAATGCTGCTGTTGATTGTGATGCACTAAAAATGCATCATTTTATatgcaaaatacaaaatatacctGATACCTAAgattggaaaatatattttgttaatatttgttCACTTAAATTCAAACTTTCTAAATTTTTTAAGGCACAAATATAACTGAACAGATATAAGAAGATAAATTTTTAATGTGTAAAATTTTTCAACTATTTAACTCATCAGATGAATAGgctttacataaattattgcAGTAAAAACATAAAGGAGAATGGGCAAGTTTCTATGGACCCTTCGCTATCACCGGccgcaatgattttaaaaatcatGAAGCTTGAAGTGCTTTCTGTAACATGGAAATTGCTATTTAACAACAAGCTCCTTTCCATACAAGTACAAAATCCAAAAAGAACTTCTTCAAAAACCTGTATGAGATGATCAGGATTGCTTAGAAATAACAATCCAGTCTCTGAAGAACAGATTAAAAGACTTTGAATATCCCAAACTGTGAATAATTAAATGTCTTAGctcatacatttttgaaagcaAATCTGTTTTTCCCTAAATGTCCCATGGGTTAATAGTAAAATTTATTGCTAATTACTAGAGCTATCATTTGATACCAATTTCATGGCTGGCCGCCAATAGCCCAGGAACTCCCAATCTCCTTTCAAAATTGATGTTccattttaaaacttatgaattaGAATAACCACTTAAGAATAGCAGAGGCAGATAAAACAAAGAATAATGATAACGGGTTCAATGCTGATGATCCGTTGCATCCATCTTTACTGTTACATGTGCagtattcaataaaaatgttgtaAGTACCAGTCCTCATAAGACAGAATCTCTCATCGCCTTGGATACCAACCTCACCGAGATACGCACAGTCACGGAAGTACCGCCATTCTCCATTTACTGAAAATCAAAAGAGGTAAGGATATATATACACGccttgtattttattaattgttcaCGATTTTAGAAGCGAGTTTTATATCctttcagaaaaataattattttaaaatagctttgACCTTCACGAAGTCAGGTTCTTTAGTCTTTCTAtgcgcttttgtttttttctattcATACTAGATTTAAAAACTGTACAGAAATAATGTGGCATGGAACATTTTGAACTGATGTGTAAATAACCTACTGTTTAAGTTGCTACTGATAAAAAGCGGTAATGAGTTCGTCAATTTTCTAAATACAACTTTAATGATAACATAAGATAGTGAGAAGACGTCATTGCTCCCGTATTGAATAACGTTTCATTGCGAAAAAAGGTTTTACTTCAGTGAGGAGTAAGAAATACCAACCTTTTTGTCTAATTTTGCGGCACATTGATGGTCTGACTCCCGGTAAATGCGACAATCCTTTTTCTTGTTTACAATCAGTGATCGGCACGGTGCTGTTGTCGAATGGATCGGCGCATTTAGGATCGTTACTTGACCGGCAATTCCAGCATTTTATACTGAAAACTAACATCAACAAATGTTATTTCGGAGCACCTTGGGGCGTGACCAATTTTGTTTATGAATGAAAACCATCACTTACCGTAAGGCACTACGTTCAGGAAGATGCAGGCATATATAAAATATCTTAAACTGGTACACATGTTGATAATGGATAAGTATTGAATTAATTTCTAAGTTTTTACACTGATAAAACTGATCAAAAATCAACAAACTTTCCTGGCGGTTGTTGACGGTTGAGAATGGATGTTACAGATTAAAAAACCGATGTTGTTCGGGTCGTTTGACAGCTAACAATAGAGATAAACCGGACAAACAGAATGTAATTTTTAGTTtaccggtttttttttaatattattttaaaatctgaaATTATGAAATGAGAAAATAGCAATGTCTTCATATATCAGAAAATAAAATCGTATAAATGTCACTCATCGTGAATGTGATTtgagtacatatatatcgatgtatATCGATGGTGATTTGTAAACATATGTACCTGTGATGTTTCTTCGTTTTCTCGACTACTTTTTATAATTCACATTCGATCGGCAGTAAGTAAATCGTTATCGCGTAATGATTTTATACTGGCTTAACTAGTGAAGGAATTTACCGGTCTTTTACATAACTAGGACCACTCTAATCAAAGTTTGGGTTGGGTGTTTGTAGGGTGTGTGCAGTTcgttatttttgtgatttttattaatttaatttctctTTTAGACTGAATGAAAACAATATGTTGTTGAAGGCGATTATTATAACGTTTCTGTGCACCTTACCAGCTGGTAAGTGCgggaataaattacttttaatataactttttaaatatttttgtgcaatCGTGTTGATTTTCTctgttattttagtattttgcgTGAGGTGCTACCAATGTGCATCTTCACAAGATAGTAAAGGGGAAGACAACTGTGGGGCTTACAAGAGGTTTGACAAAGAAAGTCATATCGCTGTGGAATGCTTTAGTGATGAATCTCATATGCCTGGCTCTTTCTGCATGAAGTTGACTCAACAAGGGCCTAAAGGATTTATTTGTAAGTAaaactactactacttttatACTCTCTCAAttggtttatataaaataaataaatataatgtcgggacaccttttcacacacggttggttagccccatggtaagttattaattaacttgtgttatgggtgctaacacaactgataaactacatatatacatatttataaatacttattgtaacacccagaccacggctaacaagcatgctcatcacacaaatgtcgaccgagccgggaatcgaacccgggacctcaggttcggcagtccggcatgatgaccattgcgccatcgaggtcgtcattaTATACACAGACTTAATGATTTACTTAAACAATTTCATACTTATACAAGTAATAAGTCTTGTAACTGTGTAAACAGGAAACATTGTTTGCCAACATGAGAGTACTGTAGTTACATCTCTCCATTTACACATCTAAGTAAAAGAGCTACAGGTATTTTAAGTAGAACCAACAAGCAGGCAGGTACTTTCtgtgaaattaatatttcattttgagacAACAAAAAAATCCAATGGCTTTTATAATTGACTCAATTTTCAATATACCTATTGGAATATAACTCTTGTTGAACATAAcaaaatgtataaacaaaacactgctgcCCTCGGGTCTTTAAATACAAGAtctgtagtgttttgtttttagatcTATAGCAATACATATAACAAAGGggaaacattgttttgtttgtatttaaaagCTCGGAAACTACtcaaccaatttgaaaattctttcactgttggcaaGTTACACGATCCCCTATTAACGTGACATAATTTGTCCCGGTACAGGAAGAAGTTGATCCGAGACTCTGGTGAAACTGCCGGAAACACCTAGAGTTGAAAATTTTGAAGTTACTGTTACCACCTTCAAAATTGTTTAGTAATTTGACAAGAAATGTAACATACAACTTTTCAACACTTTCCAGGGGACGGAAGATGGCGGCAAGTCATACGACGCTGTGCCTCGGTTGCTGAAACCGGTGTCACTGGTGTCTGCAACTGGGGAGTTTACGAGAATGGCGTCTACTGGGAAGAATGCTACTGTTCTTCAGACGAATGTAACGGATCATCATTAGCCCAATCTTCGGTTATGCTACTTTTAAGCACAATAGGAACTGTCCTATTCTTGTACAAACTACTTTAGTATAGCTTTTTATATATCAAATCTTGTgccttaaaaatacaaatgtacAGAATCAATTTTACCATACACAAATTTATACTTTTAACAATGGAACTATGCTACATTCCAAACCTTTgctctttttttctatttaccaATAATTTTCTTATTGGATTTTTTATTGTCTCAGATCTGTCTCTTGATCAAATCATGCCTAATACTTGTAAGGATTTCAAACCCTATAAGGACTCAAAACAGATTTACTTGCTATTAAAACAAGATTATGAATGTCTATAAGATAATGCTAATAGCAGCTATTaatcattaatttgtttatgaATAAGTATGTTTAGTTGATATACCTGCATAttaatttgttgataaaaccATAAAACAACCATTTTTGAATATGAAGGAGTATACAATAATTTACTAGAAAGTCTGGTTCAAGTCTACAATCAGAATCAATCCATATTTTTCATctattaatagttatttttaaatacatagatttttatgattttatttctaAGTATGTAGTGTGCTTGAAAGCATAATGtaatttaggtatattattatgaaataatatcCGTCCATAGTTGATAATTCaacgaaaaaaaacattagatatatgtatattgaatCTCATATTTTGTAGACAAATAAGATAAACATATGAATGTTAATTGAGTCCAATTAGTAAATGTGTTAATGATATACTGTTAAGATACTGATAATTGGACTCAAAAcagttttgtattgtatttattacaataccaaattgttttttgttctaCAAAGGAAGTCTTTGTTACCTCGATAACCGTTTAACAAGCTATATCTAAACAGAAACTTGTTATTTGAACATTCAATGGTTTCTTCTATTGACTGAcaacaataaattgatattgTTTTTCAATGCTCTTTTAATTCACCATCGAGCACACTGATATgacaaaaatttaaaaagttaGGAAGAAATGcaagtttataataaatttaatgtaatttaaacaCTTCTCTATTTGAGTGGGGACTTACCTAAGAGTAAACAATGGTTATATGATTTTTGACACAATTAAgacatgtattcactgagaaacaattgtttataaacactgtttcagaaacaatatctacgtgtttctgaaacaaaattatttgtttcagaaacatataattttgtttctgtggacgatgtggacggcagagtttccgaaacattgttgctgtaaacatctacg
This genomic interval from Helicoverpa zea isolate HzStark_Cry1AcR chromosome 18, ilHelZeax1.1, whole genome shotgun sequence contains the following:
- the LOC124639179 gene encoding uncharacterized protein LOC124639179 — its product is MCTSLRYFIYACIFLNVVPYVFSIKCWNCRSSNDPKCADPFDNSTVPITDCKQEKGLSHLPGVRPSMCRKIRQKVNGEWRYFRDCAYLGEVGIQGDERFCLMRTGTYNIFIEYCTCNSKDGCNGSSALNPLSLFFVLSASAILKWLF
- the LOC124639177 gene encoding uncharacterized protein LOC124639177, producing MLLKAIIITFLCTLPAVFCVRCYQCASSQDSKGEDNCGAYKRFDKESHIAVECFSDESHMPGSFCMKLTQQGPKGFIWDGRWRQVIRRCASVAETGVTGVCNWGVYENGVYWEECYCSSDECNGSSLAQSSVMLLLSTIGTVLFLYKLL